GCCGGGCACCAGCAGATCGGCAAGGCGATACTCGCCCTCCTCACCTGCCGGATTGACGCCGCGCAGGGTGATGTCCGGGATGGGGGATCCGACTTCGAGCATGGGATAGGTTCCTTTCAAGAATCAGGCGAGAATGGCGCGCAGGGCCTCGCGGAACTCCTGCATCGTCGCGAAGCGCGAGGCGGGCAGGGGATGCATGGCCTTGGCGAGGGCGGTGCCAAGCGCCTCGGGCAGTTGCGGGTTCAGCTCGTGCGCGGGCGGGTTGGACGTGCGGGAGATGAAGCTCTCGGGCTTCTGGCCCGTCACCAGGTGGTAGAGGGTGGCGCCCAGGCCGTACACGTCGCTACGCGGATCGGCACCCGAGGCGTTGGTAAAGAGCTCCGGGGCCGAGTAGGCCGGGTCGCGGCCGTGGATCGCCTCGGTGAAGACGATCGAAGGGTCCCCCTCGATGTGCGCCCCCGAGAAGTTGGTAACCTTCACGATCTCGTCCGAAACGCGGATGCTCGCGGGCGTCACGTTGCGGTGCACGACGGGGGGCGTGGCGTGGTGGGCCGCGTTCAGACCGGCGGCGGCCTGCGCTGCGTAGCCCACGGCCTCGCGCCACGAGAGCGAGCCGATCCGATCGACCAGGTTGAAGCCCTCGACCCACTCGGCGATGACGTAGAGGTTGCCCTCGTCCTCGATCACGTCGAGGATGGTGACGAGGTTGGGGTGAGAGAGCTTGGCCGTCGCTCGGGCCTCGCGCACCGCCCGGTTCTTCCAGAGGGCGAGCTTGTCCGGCGGCAGGTTGACGTCGGAGATGAGCTTCTTGATGAAGACCTGGCGCTCGGTGATGGCGTTGAAGGCCTTGAAGGAGACCGAGCGGGGCGAGCGCTTGAGGGTCTCGGCGATCCGGTAGTTCTCGAAGGGCAGGTACTCTTCCTCTTCGAGGTTGCTGCCGACCAGCACCTGGGCGATCGCCTGGACCTGGGCAGGGGTCGCCTCGTGGCGCATGCGCTCGGCGTCGGCCTGGATGACCGGCAACAGCCGCTCCAGCGTCACCAGCTCGATGTCGGTCGGGTTCTCCACGTGCATGGGGGTGTGGGGCGGCACGACGATGAGGGCCTTGGTCTTGAGCTTGCCCATCAGCCCCGAGTTCCAGCGCGAGAGGATGGTGTTGAGGGTCTTGGCCTTCATCTCGCAGCGCTGCAGGGGGTTCTCGATCTGGTGGGGCGGGTTGTTGTCCCGGTGCACCCGCCAGGTCTTCTGGTTGACGTGGCCGTGGACCTCGCCCTGCCAGTACTTGGTCTCGATGGCGTAGACCGCGTGGGTCGAGACCAGGATGATGTCGATCTCGATGTTGCTCTGCTTGTGGTAGAAGCCGGGCAGGATAACGTTCGTCAACGCCACGAAGCCCTCGGGAAGATGGCCGAGCGTGCGCGCGACGGTCTTCTCGAATTCGTTCACGGGGTTTCCGGCCACGATGATCTGGGCCATGGGGCGAGGGCTCCTTCCACGTAAGGCATGAGTCTTGCTCTCTTCATCCTACCCGGAAGAGCGCTTGGCTACGCCTTTTCGTGGCTCACGCCAGCGATCGCGCCACCACCCGATGCCAGACCCCCTCCAGGGCGCGCTTGAAGCTGAGGGCGTCCGGATAGCGATCGGCGGGGTTCTCTTCGAAGGCCCGGCGGATGATCGCGTCGAGCCCGGCGACCCAGCCCAGGTCCTCCGAGAGGGCCGGGGTGGCCGCGAGGGTGAGGGCGATCGCCCGGCTCTCGGCCGTCAGGGGCCTGAAGTGCTCGGTGGGGATCAGGCCGAAGGTCCGGGGCCCCAGCCAAGGCTCGGTGGGCATCTCCCCGGTGATGAGGCGATAGAGGGTGAGCCCCAGCGAGTACAGGTCGGAAGGGGCCTTGGCCTGGTTGGGGGCCGCGAACTGCTCGGGGGGCATGTAGGTGAAGGTGCCGATCGGCACGTTGGCGTCGAGCGTCAGGTTGGAGGTGCCGAGGGCCGCGTTCTTGGCGATGCCGAAGTCCAGGAGCTTGACGTGGCCCGTGTGCTGCGTGCGCATGATGTTGCTCGGTTTGATGTCCCGGTGCACGATCCCGCGGGCGTGAGCAAAGGCCAGCACGTCGCAAATGGCGATGCCGACCGAAAGCACCTGCTCCAGGGGCAGGGGCGCTGCCTCCTCGAGGTTCTCGCCCTCGATCCACTCGGTAACCAGCATGGAGGGCTCCATGTAGTCGTAGACCTTGACCACCCCGTCGTGGTGGTTGGAGAGGGCGATGAGGCTCTGGACCTCCTTCTGGAAGCGGGAGATGATGCCGTCGAGGGTCCCGGCCCCGCTCGCCACCTGCTTGAGGGCGACCTGACGGCCCAGCCGCGTGTCCTCGGCGCAGTAGAGGATCGAGTGCAGGCTGCTGCCCACCACCCGCAGGATGCGGTAGGAGCCCACCATCTCACCCGCCTCGCGCATGCGCACGCCCAGCGGGCCGTAGGTGACGGGTCCGGTCTGTTCGGCGCGCTCGCTCACCGGCGCCTGTGGGGGCGCCGGAGGCACGGGGCGCTTGCGGCGCGAGAAGCCAAACGCGAGCGCGCCGGCGCTGAGCGTCAAGAGCGAGCCCAGGGCCACGTACAAAGAGGTCGGCACCGCAGGGGCCACGGGGGGCGCGGGCGACGGCGTGGGCGAAGCGGTCGTCTCGGGCTTGAGGGCCCCCGACTGGATCTGGAAGATCAGGTCCTGGGCCGCGAGGCGCACCGCCGGGTCGCGCTTGATGGCCTCGGTGCAGAGCGCGATCGCCGCCGCGGGCCGTCCGGCCAAGGCGAGCACCCGCGCGACCGGCAGGTAGTTCCAGCCGTTCTCGGGCCAGGCCTCGATGGCGTCGTTGCCGTGAGAAATGGCGGCGTCGTAACGCCCCAGCCGCCCGTACAGGCTCGCCAGGCGCAGGTGGGCCTCGCCGGCGCGCACCTTAGGGGCCGCCTTGAGGAGCGCCTCGAGCTGCGCGATCGCAGCCTCCGGCCTGCCCTGGGCGATCAGATCGTCTACCGCCTGCATGGCATACACCCAGGCGCGATCGCCCGTGACCTCCTGAGCCGCCCACGCAGGCGCCATCGCCCCGGCGGCCGTCAGGGCGACCGGGGCGATCGAGAGCGTCATGGCGAGGATGAGGGCGGCCTTGCCTATCAATCCGGAGTCCTTCTTCGAACAGTGCCTGGGCCCCTTGCCTGAGTCATCATAACAAGCGCGCCGGCCTCTGCTCCATGTACCCCGGCAGCTGGCGAGCTATCCGGAAGACTGGACGAAAAGCGGCAATCTAAGCCAATCAGGGGCAGTTCAGGGCGCGATCAGGAGCGACGCGCCAGGTAGGCGATCCGGTAGGTCGAAGCGCTCACGGCGTTCAGGGTCAGGCAGTCGTAGGCGTTCACGAGGTCGAAGCCCGCGCGCTCCAGCGCCTCGCGGACCTCGAAGAGCGAGTAGCCGCGGTGGTGGTGGGTCTCCCGGATGCGGCGGTACAGGCCGGTGTCGGCCTCCTCGACGAAGTAGTCCACCTTGAGGGCGCCGATCCGCTTGTGCGGGTCGTAGGAGGCGCGCCAGATGCGGGCGTAGGCGTCCTCGACCTTCACCTCGGTCTCGTTGCCCCAGGCGGTCGAGACCGCGTACTCGGTGATCGCGTCGAAGAGGAAGAGGCCGCCGGGAGCCAGGTGGGCGGCCACCCGCTCGAAGGCCTTTTCGAGATCCTCGGGAACCAAAAGGTAGTTGATGGAGTCATAGAAGCAGGTGGCGGCATCGAAGGTGCCACCCAGCGCAAGCTCCCTGATGTCCTGGCAACGCCAGCGCACCTCGGCGCCCCAGCGCGTGGCCTTGGCCCGCGCGAGCGCCAGCATCGCCTCGGACTGATCCACGGCGGTCACGGCAAGTCCCCGGTTGGCGAAGGCCACCGCGGCCGAGCCGGTCCCGCAGGCCAGCTCCAGCAGCGATTGAGGTTCATGACCGGACAGCTCCCAGAGCTCGCGGGCGTAGCTGACCATCCGCAAGCTGAAGCGGCTCTGGCCGGTGCGGTCGTAAACGGAGGCGTAAGCGTCGTAGAGGGCTGACATGGCAGGTCGCCTGATACAAAAAAGATCGGACGGGTACGATGAAAGACACGTCGCCCCGCCGGGAAAGCCGGTATTAAATGATTTTTAAAGATTAATAAAGAATACGCTAGAAATCGGTCGGATTTATCTATATACTGAAAAGCTGCCGAGCTCTTCGTGCGATCGACTGTGACACGCGTCACTTTTCCCGCGGAGCCCGGCGATCCGAGACCAGGGCATTATCCCCTGCGCAGGCGAATTTGGCAAACTGGCCATCCCCGCCTCGCCCGACCCGGAGCCCGATTCGGATCGCCCCGTCGCCCCGCGACACGCAGAGCGGCCACGCCAGTACGCCTGGCTTTAAATATGAGGAGGTGCTAGTTGCCTAAGCTCGCCGGTGAAATGCTCGTTGAGATCGCCGCTCCGGTCCCCTTCGAAGAAGAGCCCCTCACCCATTCGTCCGACCTCGCCTTCACCAACGCCGAGGAAGAGACCGAAGATCTCGACGCCACCGAGACTCCCGAAGAAGAGAGCACTCACACCAAGAAGATCAACGTCGCCACCACGGGGGCTCACCACGAGCAATCCGACGACTCCATCCGGATGTACCTGCAAGAGATCGGCCGTCGCCGCCTGCTGACCCATCCCGAGGAGCTCGAGCTCGCCCGCCGCGTCGCAAACGGCGACGAGAAGGCCAAGCGCATGCTGGTCGCCGCCAACCTCCGTCTGGTGGTTTCCATCGCCCGCAAGCACCTGGGTCGCGGCCTCTCCTTCCTCGACCTGATCCAGGAAGGCAACATGGGCCTGATGCGTGCCGCCGAGAAGTACGACTATCGCAAGGGCTTCAAGTTCTCGACCTACGCCACCTGGTGGATCCGTCAGGCCATCACCCGCGCGATCGCCGACCAGGGCCGCACCATCCGCGTGCCGGTCCACATGGTCGAGACCATCTCGCGCGTCAAGAAGACCATCCGCCTGATGAGCCAGAAGCTGGGCCGTGCTCCCAACGAGCACGAGGTCGCCACCGAGCTTGCGATCACCGTCGAGAAGCTCCGCGAGATCACCAAGGCCGACCGCGAGCCCATCAGCCTCGAAACCCCCATCGGCAAGGACGACGACAGCCGCCTGGGCGACATCATCAAGGACCAGTACACCGCAAGCCCCCCCGCGACCGTCATGAACCGGATGCTCTCCGAGGACGTCCAGACCATGCTCGAGACGCACCTGACGGACCGCGAGCTGTACGTGGTGCGCCGCCGCTTCGGCCTCGACGGCGAGACCCAGCGCACCCTCGAAGGCATCGGCCACGACATGGGCGTCACCCGCGAGCGGGTCCGCCAGATCGAAGCCAAGGCCCTCCAGAAGCTGCGCAGCTCGGCCTTCAAGGAGCAGCTGCGGGGCTACCTCAGCTAGAAACCTCAACCCCATCTCACCCGGGACCTTTCGGTCCCGGGTTTTTTGTTGCAAGGAAGTTCAATTATTTTAACTTGTGAAATATCTAGTGAGCGAATATTTTAGTAACTGAAAGTTCAAAGGGAGAGCCCGATGCCGTTTTCCGATCCGAGAGCCGAAGTCCTGAATGACCTGTTCGACGGGTTCCGTGGGATGCGCGAGCTGTTCCACGGGCTCATCGCCCTGTACGGCCTGAACATCTCTCACTACGCGGCGCTCAAGCACCTGCACCGCCAGGGCCCCCGCTCCATGAGCCAGCTGACGAGTTTCCTGAACGTGACCCACGGCGCGAGCACCAGCGTGATCGATCGGCTCGCCGCCATCGGCCTCGCTGAGCGCCAGGCAGCCCCGCACGATCGCAGGGTCGTGCAGGTCCAAATCACCCTCCAGGGCCAGGAGGTCCTCAAGGCCATCGCCGACGAGTCCATCCTGCGCCTGACGACGGTATTCGCCGATCTGTCGAACGACGACCGGCAGCAGCTGGCGCAAGGACTCAAGATCCTCGCCAATTCCATCCGTACCGCCCACGCATCCCCGCTTGGAGAGAACCATGCCAACCGCTGAATCCAGCACCAACGGTCAAGCCCCCGCCCCCGTCGAAGACCTGAAGGTCACCCCGAAGCGCAAGCCTCCCGTCGTCCTGATGGGCGTGCTCGCCATCGGCCTGGTGATCGGCGGGGTGTACGGCGGCAAGTGGTGGACGCACCGCCAGGCCTTCGTCTCGACCGAGGACGCCCAGGTCGCAGGCAACCTGATCACCGTCAGCTCGCGCGTGCCGGGCCGCATCGGCCAGCTCCTGGTCGACGAGGGCCAGCAGGTCCAGGCGGGCCAGGTGGTCGCCGTCCTGGACGAGACCGACTTCAAGGCCCAGCTCGCTCAGGCCGAGGCGGGGCTCGCCGTCGCCAAGACCGGCCTCAAGACCTCCGAGACCGGGGTCTCGCTCCAGAGCGCCCAGACCACCTCGCAAATCGCCCAGGCCGAGGCCGGGGTGCGCGCCGCCCGCGCGGCCCTCACCAGTGCCGAAGCCAGCGCCGAGAAGGCGCACGCCGACCTCTCGCGCGTCGAGCGTCTCTTCGAGGCGGGCGGCATCTCCAAGCAGGCGTACGAAGCCGCCAAGACTGGCGCGACCGCGGCCGACTCGGCCCTGACTGCCGCCAAGAGCCAGCTCAGCTCGGCCCAGGAGGGGCTGCGCCTCGCCAACGCCGGCACCCAGGCGGTGAGCATCAAGCGCGGCGGGGTCGAGACGGTCCAGGCCCAGATCGCCCAGGCCGAGGCCGCGGTCAACCTCGCCAAGCTCCAGCTCGCCCACGCGACCATCACCGCCCCGGTCTCGGGCGTCATCGCCCGCCGCATGAGCAACCTCGGCGAGCAGGTCGCCCCCGGCCAGGGCCTCTACTCGCTGACCGAGACCGACAAGGTCTGGATCTCGAGCTACATCGAGGAGACCTACATCCGCCGCGTCCACCAGGGTGCTCCGGTCGACATCCGCATCGACGCCTACCCCGGCAAGACCTTCCACGGCAAGGTCCAGCAGGTCGGCTCGGTCACCGGCGGCCAGTTCTCGCTCTTGCCCGCCAACAACGCCGCCGGCAACTTCACCAAGGTCGTCCAGCGCATCCCGGTCAAGATCGCCGTCGAGGACCAGGGCCACGAGCTGAAGCCCGGCATGTCCGCCGTCATCGACATCGACGCCCGCACGCTGTAACCAGGAGGCCCCATGGCCATCGCAAGCCCGCGCAAGGGGTTCCAGAACCCGTTCGCCAAGCTGATCACGGATCAGAACTACATGTGGTGGGCGGCCCTGCCGGTCATCATGGGCATGTTCATCGTCATCATCGACTCGAGCATCGTCAACGTGGCGCTGCCGCACATCATGGCGGCTTTCGGCTCCAACGTCGACGACATCGAGTGGATCTCGACCGGGTACATGCTCGCCGCCGCGGCCATGATGCCGACCACCGGCTTCTTGGCCGATCGCTTCGGCCGCAAGAAGCTCTACGCCATCGCCATCTTCCTGTTCACCCTCACCTCCATGCTGTGCGGAGCGGCATGGAGCGCCGAGAGCCTCATCTTCTTCCGCATCCTCCAGGGGATCGCGGGCGGCGCCATCCAGCCCGTCGGGCAAGCCATCGTCTTCGAGGCGTTCCCGCCCGAAAAGCGCGGCATGTCCATGGCCATCGTGGGCATCGGTGCCATGCTCGCCCCGACCCTGGGCCCCACCCTGGGCGGGTACCTGGTCGAGTACATCAACTGGCGGTGGATCTTCTACGTCAACCTGGTCCCGGGGCTCATCGCCACCTTCATGGCCGCTGCGGTCCTGCGCGAGACGGCCCTCAAGAACGTCAAGATGGACGTCTGGGGCTTCGTCTCCATGGCGATCTTCCTCTCGACCTTCCTGGTGGGCGTCAGCGACGGCCACGCCAAGGGCTGGGACAGCCCCTACATCTTGGGCCTGTTCGCGGTGGCCGCCGTCAGCTTCGGCCTCTTCCTCGTGATCGAGCTGTGGCGCAAGGAGCCCCTCATCGACCTACGCCTGTTCAAGAACTTCACCTACAGCGCGGGCACCGTCGCCTCCATCGTCATGGGCATCGGCCTGTTCGGGGGCATGTTCCTGCTGCCGGTCTTCCTGCAGACCGTCATGGGCTTCGACGCGGTCAAGACCGGCCTCATCATGCTGCCCTCGGGCCTATCGGTCGCCTTCATGATGCCGGTCGCGGGGCTGCTCTCCAACCGGCTGGACCCGCGGGTGCCGCTGATCGGGGGCCTCAGCCTGATGGGCCTCTCGCTCATCCTCCAGTCCCACATGACCCCCGAGACGCCGCTCTTGACCATCTACGGCTGGACCATCCTGCGCGGTATCGGCATGGGGCTCGCCTTCCCCAGCATGAACCAAACGGCCCTGGGGGCGGTCCCCATCCAGAAGATCGGCCAGGCATCGGGCCTCTTCAACGTCACCCGTCAGATCGGCGGCAGCTTCGGCATCGCGATCCTCGCCACCATCCTGAGCCAGCGCACGGCCTTCCATACAGCCATTCTGGGCCAGGACGCGGCCCGCACCGGCGTGGCGGGCCACGCCATCGGCGCGCTCAAGGGGCTGATGCTGAGCCACGGCGCAAGCCCTCACGTCGCTCAGCAACAAGCCGGCGCCGTGATCGGCATGCTCGCGGGCAAGCAGGCCGCCGTCCTCGCCTTCCAGGACACCTTCTGGATCTCGGGGATCATCATGTTCGCGGGTGCTATCCCCGCCCTCTTCCTGGTCAAGAAGAAACAACAAGGCCAAGCGGGCGCTGCCCACATGGCCGTGATCGAGTAACCCCTACGACTATCCCTGACGGCACCGGAGGCCGCTTGCCATGAACCATCCCCTCACCCGGGGCCTTTCGCCCCTCCTCGCCGCCGCGACGCTTGCCGTCGCCACCCTCCCGGCTCAGGCGGCCGAGCAACCCCTCGACCTGCGCGCGGCGGTATCGGCCGCGCTCGACACCAGCCCCGCCGTCACCGCCGCCGAGGCCAAGATCGGCGCCGCCGAGGCCCGGCAGGGCGAGGCGAACGCCCGGGTGCTGCCAACCGTGACCCTCAGCGCCATGCCGGTTCACATCGGGATCCTCGACAACAACCTCTCGCGCATGCTCAAGGCGATGGCCCCGGGCCTCAGTCTCGATTTCATGCTCAGCGAGACGCTGACCGTCACCCAGCCCCTCTTCACCGGCGGCCGCATCGGGCTCGGCCGCGAGGCCGCCGAGGCAGGCAAGGCCATGGCCCAAGAGGGCGCGCGCCTCTCGCGCCAGAACGTCGCCTTCGAGACCGCCACCTACTACCTCAACGTGCTGCGCGCCGAGAGCCTGCTCGAAGCGGTCCTCGAGAACGATCGCCAGGCACAGGCCCACCTCAAGGACGCCCAGGCCCGCGAGAAGAACGGGCTCGGCACCCGCTTCGACACCCTCCAGGCCCAGACGGCCCTCGCCAACGTCAAGGGCCGGGTCATCCAGGCCCGCAACGCGGTCAAGCTCGCTCGGCTGAGCCTCTCGACGGCGATCCACCAGCCGCTCAACGACCGCCCCCTGGCAGCCCCCAGCCTCCCGATGTTCAAGATCAGCGAGAGCAGCATCGCAAGCGGCATCGAGGCCCGGCCCGAGGTGAAGGTCGCCCAGGGCCAGCAGAAGATCAATGCCCTCAGCACCGAGATCAGCCGACGCTCCCTGCTGCCCACCGTGGGGGTCCAGGGCATCCTCTTGGCCGACAAGCTCAACGTGCCGGGCTACGCCGTCATGGGCTCGGCCAGCTGGGAGCTCTTTGATGGCGGCAAGGTCCACGCCCAGATCCGCGCGGGCGAGAAGACCGAGGAGGCCGATGTGGCGAACCTCCAAGCCATGCGCGAAGGGCTCCGGCTCGAGGTCGAGAAGGCGATCGCCGATCGCAGCGAGGCCAAAGAGCGGATTACAGCCGCCGAGCAGGGTCTGAAGGCCGCTCAGGCCGGCTACGACCTGGCTCAGCTACGCTACAGCGAAGGGGCCGGCACCGGCACCGAGGCCATCGACGCGGCCAGCACCATGTCCCAGGCCCGCGCGACCTACATCCAGGCCACCTACGACGCCTTGGCCGCCGAGCTCAAGATCGCCAAGGCCCTCGGGCTGGACCTGGCGGGAATGCTGCGCAAGGCATAATCCTCGAAGCAGACGAGGCCCGCCATCCTGGGACGGCGGGCCTCGTTTCGTCCTGTTGGGTCCTGCCGTTACCAGCGCTTAGGAGGCGCGCTCTTCTTGCTGCTGCCGCTGCTGAGGTTGTTGCCGTTGCCCGTCTGCTGGCTGGAGCCGCCGACGGCTTGGTTGTTCTGGTTGATGCGCACCTTCGAGCGATCGCCGGCATAGACGTCGCTGTAGTTGAGCTGCATCGTGTTGCCGCTGTTGCCCCACTCGCCGAAGTTGTCGCGGTTGTCGCTCGGCCCACCCGAGCCGCTCTTGGAGCCCGACCCACCGCTGCTCGCGTTGTTGCGGTTGCCGACTTGCTGGGCGGCGCCACCGACCGCCTGGTTGTTTTGATTGACGGAGACGTTCGACTTGGATCCGGCCTTCACCTTGCTCACGTTCGCCTGATAGGTGTTGCCGCTGTCGTCCCAGTCACCGAAGTTGTTGCGGTTGTCCGAGCCCTGGATCGACCCCACCGGGCTGTGCCCGCAGGCCACCGTGGTGAGGAGCACCGCCACAATCGCGGAAAGATGAACAATACGCATGTTTCAAGTCCCCCTTCTTAATACTGGTCGTACGCTACGCCGTACCTTCTGCACGGGTTGCGGGGCAACTATAGGCTGCCAGCAGTCCGGAAAAATACCCCGCCTCGCCGCATCATCTTTGGGCAAGAGCACCCAAGTGGCCGTTGAGCAAGCGGCCTGAAATGCAATAATTGAGCGCATTTGAGAGGGCACGGTCAGCGACGGGCAAGCAAGCAAAGGATAGGCCTCATTTCTTCTCCCGAACGACGGAAGACTCCGCGCCCCACCTGCGATGGCGCCTCTCAGCGGCACACGCCGGCGGCGGAGCGAAGGCGGGCTCTCCTTCGGCCCAGAACCGTCACCCCCTTCATTCCGCGCGACGCAGGGCGCAATCCCACAAAGCAAGGTCCGAGACTGGACGCGTCCCCGCAGCGACCGTAAGATAAGGGCATGAGCGACATCCAGCACCCTTTGACCCTCAACGCCCCCCTCTGCACCACTTTCCTCGAGAAGTTCCTCGTCAACGAGGTCACGAAGGTGGGCTTCAAGCGAGTCGTACTCGGCCTCTCCGGCGGCATCGACTCGGCGCTCGTGGTCTACCTGGCGGTGCGGGCGCTCGGCCCTGAAGCGGTGAGCGTCATCGCCATGCCCTACAAGTCGAGCAATCCCGAGAGCCTCGCCCACGCGCAGCTCATCGCGGACGACCTGGGCCTCTCGCTCATGACCGAAGAGATCACCCCGATGGTTGACGCCTTCTACGCGCGCCACCCGGAGGCGAGCGCCCACCGGCGCGGCAACTTCATGGCCCGCCAGCGGATGTGCGTCCTCTACGACCACTCGGCATTGGTCAATGGCCTGGTGCTCGGCACCTCCAACAAGACCGAGCTCCTCCTGGGCTACGGCACCCAGCACGGCGACCTGGCCTCGGCCTTGAACCCACTGGGCGACCTCTACAAGACCCAGGTCCGCCAACTCTCGCGTTACGTCGGCGTCCCTGCTCCGGTCATCGACAAGCCGCCTTCGGCGGACCTGTTCGAAGGGCAGAGCGACGAGGCGGATCTCGGCTTCACCTACGACGAAGTCGACCGCTTGCTCTATCACCTGGTGGACCTGCGCAAGAGCCGCGAGGAGGTCCTGGCCCTGGGCTTCTCGCCCGAGATGCTCAAGACCGTCGAGCGGCGCATCCGCCTGA
Above is a window of bacterium DNA encoding:
- a CDS encoding sigma-70 family RNA polymerase sigma factor, coding for MLVEIAAPVPFEEEPLTHSSDLAFTNAEEETEDLDATETPEEESTHTKKINVATTGAHHEQSDDSIRMYLQEIGRRRLLTHPEELELARRVANGDEKAKRMLVAANLRLVVSIARKHLGRGLSFLDLIQEGNMGLMRAAEKYDYRKGFKFSTYATWWIRQAITRAIADQGRTIRVPVHMVETISRVKKTIRLMSQKLGRAPNEHEVATELAITVEKLREITKADREPISLETPIGKDDDSRLGDIIKDQYTASPPATVMNRMLSEDVQTMLETHLTDRELYVVRRRFGLDGETQRTLEGIGHDMGVTRERVRQIEAKALQKLRSSAFKEQLRGYLS
- a CDS encoding HlyD family secretion protein produces the protein MPTAESSTNGQAPAPVEDLKVTPKRKPPVVLMGVLAIGLVIGGVYGGKWWTHRQAFVSTEDAQVAGNLITVSSRVPGRIGQLLVDEGQQVQAGQVVAVLDETDFKAQLAQAEAGLAVAKTGLKTSETGVSLQSAQTTSQIAQAEAGVRAARAALTSAEASAEKAHADLSRVERLFEAGGISKQAYEAAKTGATAADSALTAAKSQLSSAQEGLRLANAGTQAVSIKRGGVETVQAQIAQAEAAVNLAKLQLAHATITAPVSGVIARRMSNLGEQVAPGQGLYSLTETDKVWISSYIEETYIRRVHQGAPVDIRIDAYPGKTFHGKVQQVGSVTGGQFSLLPANNAAGNFTKVVQRIPVKIAVEDQGHELKPGMSAVIDIDARTL
- a CDS encoding DHA2 family efflux MFS transporter permease subunit, whose amino-acid sequence is MAIASPRKGFQNPFAKLITDQNYMWWAALPVIMGMFIVIIDSSIVNVALPHIMAAFGSNVDDIEWISTGYMLAAAAMMPTTGFLADRFGRKKLYAIAIFLFTLTSMLCGAAWSAESLIFFRILQGIAGGAIQPVGQAIVFEAFPPEKRGMSMAIVGIGAMLAPTLGPTLGGYLVEYINWRWIFYVNLVPGLIATFMAAAVLRETALKNVKMDVWGFVSMAIFLSTFLVGVSDGHAKGWDSPYILGLFAVAAVSFGLFLVIELWRKEPLIDLRLFKNFTYSAGTVASIVMGIGLFGGMFLLPVFLQTVMGFDAVKTGLIMLPSGLSVAFMMPVAGLLSNRLDPRVPLIGGLSLMGLSLILQSHMTPETPLLTIYGWTILRGIGMGLAFPSMNQTALGAVPIQKIGQASGLFNVTRQIGGSFGIAILATILSQRTAFHTAILGQDAARTGVAGHAIGALKGLMLSHGASPHVAQQQAGAVIGMLAGKQAAVLAFQDTFWISGIIMFAGAIPALFLVKKKQQGQAGAAHMAVIE
- a CDS encoding class I SAM-dependent methyltransferase, which codes for MSALYDAYASVYDRTGQSRFSLRMVSYARELWELSGHEPQSLLELACGTGSAAVAFANRGLAVTAVDQSEAMLALARAKATRWGAEVRWRCQDIRELALGGTFDAATCFYDSINYLLVPEDLEKAFERVAAHLAPGGLFLFDAITEYAVSTAWGNETEVKVEDAYARIWRASYDPHKRIGALKVDYFVEEADTGLYRRIRETHHHRGYSLFEVREALERAGFDLVNAYDCLTLNAVSASTYRIAYLARRS
- a CDS encoding NAD+ synthase, encoding MSDIQHPLTLNAPLCTTFLEKFLVNEVTKVGFKRVVLGLSGGIDSALVVYLAVRALGPEAVSVIAMPYKSSNPESLAHAQLIADDLGLSLMTEEITPMVDAFYARHPEASAHRRGNFMARQRMCVLYDHSALVNGLVLGTSNKTELLLGYGTQHGDLASALNPLGDLYKTQVRQLSRYVGVPAPVIDKPPSADLFEGQSDEADLGFTYDEVDRLLYHLVDLRKSREEVLALGFSPEMLKTVERRIRLNHFKRRPPILPKISNRTMDKDFHYLRDWGV
- a CDS encoding NERD domain-containing protein translates to MAQIIVAGNPVNEFEKTVARTLGHLPEGFVALTNVILPGFYHKQSNIEIDIILVSTHAVYAIETKYWQGEVHGHVNQKTWRVHRDNNPPHQIENPLQRCEMKAKTLNTILSRWNSGLMGKLKTKALIVVPPHTPMHVENPTDIELVTLERLLPVIQADAERMRHEATPAQVQAIAQVLVGSNLEEEEYLPFENYRIAETLKRSPRSVSFKAFNAITERQVFIKKLISDVNLPPDKLALWKNRAVREARATAKLSHPNLVTILDVIEDEGNLYVIAEWVEGFNLVDRIGSLSWREAVGYAAQAAAGLNAAHHATPPVVHRNVTPASIRVSDEIVKVTNFSGAHIEGDPSIVFTEAIHGRDPAYSAPELFTNASGADPRSDVYGLGATLYHLVTGQKPESFISRTSNPPAHELNPQLPEALGTALAKAMHPLPASRFATMQEFREALRAILA
- a CDS encoding protein kinase, yielding MIGKAALILAMTLSIAPVALTAAGAMAPAWAAQEVTGDRAWVYAMQAVDDLIAQGRPEAAIAQLEALLKAAPKVRAGEAHLRLASLYGRLGRYDAAISHGNDAIEAWPENGWNYLPVARVLALAGRPAAAIALCTEAIKRDPAVRLAAQDLIFQIQSGALKPETTASPTPSPAPPVAPAVPTSLYVALGSLLTLSAGALAFGFSRRKRPVPPAPPQAPVSERAEQTGPVTYGPLGVRMREAGEMVGSYRILRVVGSSLHSILYCAEDTRLGRQVALKQVASGAGTLDGIISRFQKEVQSLIALSNHHDGVVKVYDYMEPSMLVTEWIEGENLEEAAPLPLEQVLSVGIAICDVLAFAHARGIVHRDIKPSNIMRTQHTGHVKLLDFGIAKNAALGTSNLTLDANVPIGTFTYMPPEQFAAPNQAKAPSDLYSLGLTLYRLITGEMPTEPWLGPRTFGLIPTEHFRPLTAESRAIALTLAATPALSEDLGWVAGLDAIIRRAFEENPADRYPDALSFKRALEGVWHRVVARSLA
- a CDS encoding MarR family transcriptional regulator, giving the protein MPFSDPRAEVLNDLFDGFRGMRELFHGLIALYGLNISHYAALKHLHRQGPRSMSQLTSFLNVTHGASTSVIDRLAAIGLAERQAAPHDRRVVQVQITLQGQEVLKAIADESILRLTTVFADLSNDDRQQLAQGLKILANSIRTAHASPLGENHANR
- a CDS encoding TolC family protein, producing the protein MNHPLTRGLSPLLAAATLAVATLPAQAAEQPLDLRAAVSAALDTSPAVTAAEAKIGAAEARQGEANARVLPTVTLSAMPVHIGILDNNLSRMLKAMAPGLSLDFMLSETLTVTQPLFTGGRIGLGREAAEAGKAMAQEGARLSRQNVAFETATYYLNVLRAESLLEAVLENDRQAQAHLKDAQAREKNGLGTRFDTLQAQTALANVKGRVIQARNAVKLARLSLSTAIHQPLNDRPLAAPSLPMFKISESSIASGIEARPEVKVAQGQQKINALSTEISRRSLLPTVGVQGILLADKLNVPGYAVMGSASWELFDGGKVHAQIRAGEKTEEADVANLQAMREGLRLEVEKAIADRSEAKERITAAEQGLKAAQAGYDLAQLRYSEGAGTGTEAIDAASTMSQARATYIQATYDALAAELKIAKALGLDLAGMLRKA